In Gadus macrocephalus chromosome 4, ASM3116895v1, the following proteins share a genomic window:
- the nup54 gene encoding nucleoporin p54 isoform X4 has translation MAFNFGGAPTNPAATLTAPGFGAAATTAAAAPGFGFSSAATGAFGGFGATTTAAAVPGSTFSFATPASTTGGLFGNTQNKGFGFPTGLGAATAPGVGGFGAALGGGLGGFGGFNIQAAQPQQGGLFGQQPQHGQAQLYQQVTALSAPTLLGDERDAILAKWNQLQAYWGTGKGYYSNSTPAVDFSLENPFCRFKAVGYSCIPGNKDEDGLVALCLNKREADVRAQQQHLVESLFKLLGSNQSLSVNVEGVKALPDDQTEVIVYVVERSPNGTSKRIAASTLYSFVEQANVKAQLAQIGVLMSVTRTELSQTQLKQLLQNAPAGVDPIIWEQAKVDNPEPEKLIPVPMVGFKELLRRLKIQEQMTKQHQTRVDIISGDISDLQKNQATTVAKIAQYKRKLMDLSHRVLQVLIKQEIQRKSGYAIQVDEEHLRVQLDTIQSELNAPTQFKGRLNELMSQIRMQNHFGAVRSEERYNVDADVLREIKQHLKQQQEGLGHLISVIKDDLEDIKLIEHGLTDSGHIRSGLHS, from the exons ATGGCGTTCAATTTCGGAGGCGCCCCCACCAATCCTGCTGCCA CCCTGACCGCCCCTGGATTTGGGGCTGCAGCCACAactgctgcagcagctccaggatTTGGGTTTAGCTCGGCCGCAACAG GGGCCTTCGGGGGCTTTGGAGCCACGACCACCGCTGCTGCCGTGCCAGGCTCCACCTTTAGCTTCGCTACACCCGCTAGCACCACAG GGGGCCTCTTCGGAAACACCCAGAACAAGGGCTTTGGGTTCCCCACTGGACTGGGGGCGGCCACCGCCCCCGGGGTGGGGGGATTCGGGGCTGCGTTAGGGGGCGGTCTGGGTGGGTTCGGGGGCTTCAACATCCAGGCTGCTCAGCCGCAGCAAG gtgGTCTGTTTGGCCAGCAGCCCCAGCATGGGCAGGCCCAGCTCTACCAGCAGGTGACGGCCCTGTCGGCACCCACTCTGCTGGGGGACGAGAGGGACGCCATCCTGGCCAAGTGGAACCAGCTGCAGGCCTACTGGGGCACGGGCAAGGGCTACTACAGTAACAGCACGCCAGCTGTTGACTTCAGCCTAGAGAACCCCTTCTGCAGGTTCAAG GCGGTGGGCTACAGCTGCATCCCCGGTAACAAGGACGAGGACGGCCTGGTGGCCCTGTGCCTCAACAAGAGGGAGGCGGACGTGCgcgcccagcagcagcacctggtGGAGTCCCTCTTCAAGCTGCTGGGCAGCAACCAGTCGCTGTCCGTCAACGTGGAGGGGGTCAAGGCCCTGCCCGACGACCA GACGGAGGTGATTGTGTACGTGGTGGAGCGCTCCCCCAACGGCACGTCCAAGCGCATCGCGGCCAGCACGCTGTACAGCTTCGTGGAGCAGGCCAACGTCAAGGCCCAGCTGGCCCAGATAGGGGTCCTCATGTCGGTGACGCGCACGGAGCTCTCCCAGACCCAGCTCAAACAGCTGCTGCAGAACGCGCCCGCAG GCGTGGATCCGATCATATGGGAGCAGGCCAAGGTGGACAACCCCGAACCTGAGAA gCTGATCCCGGTGCCCATGGTGGGGTTCAAAGAGCTGCTCCGGAGACTTAAGATCCAGGAGCAGATGACCAAGCAGCACCAAACCAGGGTTGAT ATCATCTCCGGGGACATCAGTGACCTGCAGAAGAACCAGGCGACAACGGTGGCCAAGATAGCCCAGTACAAAAGGAAGCTGATGGATCTGTCTCACAGAGTCCTGCAG GTGCTCATTAAGCAGGAGATCCAGAGGAAGAGTGGCTACGCTATCCAGGTGGACGAGGAGCACCTTCGGGTGCAGCTGGACACTATCCAGTCTGAACTCAACGCCCCCACACAGTTCAAG gGGCGGTTAAATGAGCTGATGTCCCAAATCCGGATGCAGAACCACTTTGGGGCTGTGAGGTCAGAGGAGCGCTATAACGTGGATGCGGACGTTCTCCGCGAAATCAAACAG CACCTGAAGCAGCAGCAAGAGGGCCTGGGCCACCTGATCAGTGTGATCAAGGACGACCTGGAGGACATCAAGCTCATAGAGCACGGGCTGACGGACAGCGGGCACATCCGGAGCGGGCTCCACAGCTGA
- the nup54 gene encoding nucleoporin p54 isoform X1 produces MAFNFGGAPTNPAASTTGFSFGSFGAKTTASSAFGFGAPATTTTAASGFGTLTAPGFGAAATTAAAAPGFGFSSAATGFGGLGAANPTAGAFGGFGATTTAAAVPGSTFSFATPASTTGGLFGNTQNKGFGFPTGLGAATAPGVGGFGAALGGGLGGFGGFNIQAAQPQQGGLFGQQPQHGQAQLYQQVTALSAPTLLGDERDAILAKWNQLQAYWGTGKGYYSNSTPAVDFSLENPFCRFKAVGYSCIPGNKDEDGLVALCLNKREADVRAQQQHLVESLFKLLGSNQSLSVNVEGVKALPDDQTEVIVYVVERSPNGTSKRIAASTLYSFVEQANVKAQLAQIGVLMSVTRTELSQTQLKQLLQNAPAGVDPIIWEQAKVDNPEPEKLIPVPMVGFKELLRRLKIQEQMTKQHQTRVDIISGDISDLQKNQATTVAKIAQYKRKLMDLSHRVLQVLIKQEIQRKSGYAIQVDEEHLRVQLDTIQSELNAPTQFKGRLNELMSQIRMQNHFGAVRSEERYNVDADVLREIKQHLKQQQEGLGHLISVIKDDLEDIKLIEHGLTDSGHIRSGLHS; encoded by the exons ATGGCGTTCAATTTCGGAGGCGCCCCCACCAATCCTGCTGCCA GCACGACTGGATTTTCATTTGGTTCATTTGGTGCCAAAACCACAGCATCCTCAGCATTTGGCTTTGGCGCCCCTGCCACCACAACCACTGCCGCCTCTGGATTTGGTA CCCTGACCGCCCCTGGATTTGGGGCTGCAGCCACAactgctgcagcagctccaggatTTGGGTTTAGCTCGGCCGCAACAG GGTTTGGGGGTCTTGGAGCAGCAAACCCCACTGCTG GGGCCTTCGGGGGCTTTGGAGCCACGACCACCGCTGCTGCCGTGCCAGGCTCCACCTTTAGCTTCGCTACACCCGCTAGCACCACAG GGGGCCTCTTCGGAAACACCCAGAACAAGGGCTTTGGGTTCCCCACTGGACTGGGGGCGGCCACCGCCCCCGGGGTGGGGGGATTCGGGGCTGCGTTAGGGGGCGGTCTGGGTGGGTTCGGGGGCTTCAACATCCAGGCTGCTCAGCCGCAGCAAG gtgGTCTGTTTGGCCAGCAGCCCCAGCATGGGCAGGCCCAGCTCTACCAGCAGGTGACGGCCCTGTCGGCACCCACTCTGCTGGGGGACGAGAGGGACGCCATCCTGGCCAAGTGGAACCAGCTGCAGGCCTACTGGGGCACGGGCAAGGGCTACTACAGTAACAGCACGCCAGCTGTTGACTTCAGCCTAGAGAACCCCTTCTGCAGGTTCAAG GCGGTGGGCTACAGCTGCATCCCCGGTAACAAGGACGAGGACGGCCTGGTGGCCCTGTGCCTCAACAAGAGGGAGGCGGACGTGCgcgcccagcagcagcacctggtGGAGTCCCTCTTCAAGCTGCTGGGCAGCAACCAGTCGCTGTCCGTCAACGTGGAGGGGGTCAAGGCCCTGCCCGACGACCA GACGGAGGTGATTGTGTACGTGGTGGAGCGCTCCCCCAACGGCACGTCCAAGCGCATCGCGGCCAGCACGCTGTACAGCTTCGTGGAGCAGGCCAACGTCAAGGCCCAGCTGGCCCAGATAGGGGTCCTCATGTCGGTGACGCGCACGGAGCTCTCCCAGACCCAGCTCAAACAGCTGCTGCAGAACGCGCCCGCAG GCGTGGATCCGATCATATGGGAGCAGGCCAAGGTGGACAACCCCGAACCTGAGAA gCTGATCCCGGTGCCCATGGTGGGGTTCAAAGAGCTGCTCCGGAGACTTAAGATCCAGGAGCAGATGACCAAGCAGCACCAAACCAGGGTTGAT ATCATCTCCGGGGACATCAGTGACCTGCAGAAGAACCAGGCGACAACGGTGGCCAAGATAGCCCAGTACAAAAGGAAGCTGATGGATCTGTCTCACAGAGTCCTGCAG GTGCTCATTAAGCAGGAGATCCAGAGGAAGAGTGGCTACGCTATCCAGGTGGACGAGGAGCACCTTCGGGTGCAGCTGGACACTATCCAGTCTGAACTCAACGCCCCCACACAGTTCAAG gGGCGGTTAAATGAGCTGATGTCCCAAATCCGGATGCAGAACCACTTTGGGGCTGTGAGGTCAGAGGAGCGCTATAACGTGGATGCGGACGTTCTCCGCGAAATCAAACAG CACCTGAAGCAGCAGCAAGAGGGCCTGGGCCACCTGATCAGTGTGATCAAGGACGACCTGGAGGACATCAAGCTCATAGAGCACGGGCTGACGGACAGCGGGCACATCCGGAGCGGGCTCCACAGCTGA
- the nup54 gene encoding nucleoporin p54 isoform X2, which translates to MAFNFGGAPTNPAASTTGFSFGSFGAKTTASSAFGFGAPATTTTAASGFGTLTAPGFGAAATTAAAAPGFGFSSAATGAFGGFGATTTAAAVPGSTFSFATPASTTGGLFGNTQNKGFGFPTGLGAATAPGVGGFGAALGGGLGGFGGFNIQAAQPQQGGLFGQQPQHGQAQLYQQVTALSAPTLLGDERDAILAKWNQLQAYWGTGKGYYSNSTPAVDFSLENPFCRFKAVGYSCIPGNKDEDGLVALCLNKREADVRAQQQHLVESLFKLLGSNQSLSVNVEGVKALPDDQTEVIVYVVERSPNGTSKRIAASTLYSFVEQANVKAQLAQIGVLMSVTRTELSQTQLKQLLQNAPAGVDPIIWEQAKVDNPEPEKLIPVPMVGFKELLRRLKIQEQMTKQHQTRVDIISGDISDLQKNQATTVAKIAQYKRKLMDLSHRVLQVLIKQEIQRKSGYAIQVDEEHLRVQLDTIQSELNAPTQFKGRLNELMSQIRMQNHFGAVRSEERYNVDADVLREIKQHLKQQQEGLGHLISVIKDDLEDIKLIEHGLTDSGHIRSGLHS; encoded by the exons ATGGCGTTCAATTTCGGAGGCGCCCCCACCAATCCTGCTGCCA GCACGACTGGATTTTCATTTGGTTCATTTGGTGCCAAAACCACAGCATCCTCAGCATTTGGCTTTGGCGCCCCTGCCACCACAACCACTGCCGCCTCTGGATTTGGTA CCCTGACCGCCCCTGGATTTGGGGCTGCAGCCACAactgctgcagcagctccaggatTTGGGTTTAGCTCGGCCGCAACAG GGGCCTTCGGGGGCTTTGGAGCCACGACCACCGCTGCTGCCGTGCCAGGCTCCACCTTTAGCTTCGCTACACCCGCTAGCACCACAG GGGGCCTCTTCGGAAACACCCAGAACAAGGGCTTTGGGTTCCCCACTGGACTGGGGGCGGCCACCGCCCCCGGGGTGGGGGGATTCGGGGCTGCGTTAGGGGGCGGTCTGGGTGGGTTCGGGGGCTTCAACATCCAGGCTGCTCAGCCGCAGCAAG gtgGTCTGTTTGGCCAGCAGCCCCAGCATGGGCAGGCCCAGCTCTACCAGCAGGTGACGGCCCTGTCGGCACCCACTCTGCTGGGGGACGAGAGGGACGCCATCCTGGCCAAGTGGAACCAGCTGCAGGCCTACTGGGGCACGGGCAAGGGCTACTACAGTAACAGCACGCCAGCTGTTGACTTCAGCCTAGAGAACCCCTTCTGCAGGTTCAAG GCGGTGGGCTACAGCTGCATCCCCGGTAACAAGGACGAGGACGGCCTGGTGGCCCTGTGCCTCAACAAGAGGGAGGCGGACGTGCgcgcccagcagcagcacctggtGGAGTCCCTCTTCAAGCTGCTGGGCAGCAACCAGTCGCTGTCCGTCAACGTGGAGGGGGTCAAGGCCCTGCCCGACGACCA GACGGAGGTGATTGTGTACGTGGTGGAGCGCTCCCCCAACGGCACGTCCAAGCGCATCGCGGCCAGCACGCTGTACAGCTTCGTGGAGCAGGCCAACGTCAAGGCCCAGCTGGCCCAGATAGGGGTCCTCATGTCGGTGACGCGCACGGAGCTCTCCCAGACCCAGCTCAAACAGCTGCTGCAGAACGCGCCCGCAG GCGTGGATCCGATCATATGGGAGCAGGCCAAGGTGGACAACCCCGAACCTGAGAA gCTGATCCCGGTGCCCATGGTGGGGTTCAAAGAGCTGCTCCGGAGACTTAAGATCCAGGAGCAGATGACCAAGCAGCACCAAACCAGGGTTGAT ATCATCTCCGGGGACATCAGTGACCTGCAGAAGAACCAGGCGACAACGGTGGCCAAGATAGCCCAGTACAAAAGGAAGCTGATGGATCTGTCTCACAGAGTCCTGCAG GTGCTCATTAAGCAGGAGATCCAGAGGAAGAGTGGCTACGCTATCCAGGTGGACGAGGAGCACCTTCGGGTGCAGCTGGACACTATCCAGTCTGAACTCAACGCCCCCACACAGTTCAAG gGGCGGTTAAATGAGCTGATGTCCCAAATCCGGATGCAGAACCACTTTGGGGCTGTGAGGTCAGAGGAGCGCTATAACGTGGATGCGGACGTTCTCCGCGAAATCAAACAG CACCTGAAGCAGCAGCAAGAGGGCCTGGGCCACCTGATCAGTGTGATCAAGGACGACCTGGAGGACATCAAGCTCATAGAGCACGGGCTGACGGACAGCGGGCACATCCGGAGCGGGCTCCACAGCTGA
- the nup54 gene encoding nucleoporin p54 isoform X3, giving the protein MAFNFGGAPTNPAATLTAPGFGAAATTAAAAPGFGFSSAATGFGGLGAANPTAGAFGGFGATTTAAAVPGSTFSFATPASTTGGLFGNTQNKGFGFPTGLGAATAPGVGGFGAALGGGLGGFGGFNIQAAQPQQGGLFGQQPQHGQAQLYQQVTALSAPTLLGDERDAILAKWNQLQAYWGTGKGYYSNSTPAVDFSLENPFCRFKAVGYSCIPGNKDEDGLVALCLNKREADVRAQQQHLVESLFKLLGSNQSLSVNVEGVKALPDDQTEVIVYVVERSPNGTSKRIAASTLYSFVEQANVKAQLAQIGVLMSVTRTELSQTQLKQLLQNAPAGVDPIIWEQAKVDNPEPEKLIPVPMVGFKELLRRLKIQEQMTKQHQTRVDIISGDISDLQKNQATTVAKIAQYKRKLMDLSHRVLQVLIKQEIQRKSGYAIQVDEEHLRVQLDTIQSELNAPTQFKGRLNELMSQIRMQNHFGAVRSEERYNVDADVLREIKQHLKQQQEGLGHLISVIKDDLEDIKLIEHGLTDSGHIRSGLHS; this is encoded by the exons ATGGCGTTCAATTTCGGAGGCGCCCCCACCAATCCTGCTGCCA CCCTGACCGCCCCTGGATTTGGGGCTGCAGCCACAactgctgcagcagctccaggatTTGGGTTTAGCTCGGCCGCAACAG GGTTTGGGGGTCTTGGAGCAGCAAACCCCACTGCTG GGGCCTTCGGGGGCTTTGGAGCCACGACCACCGCTGCTGCCGTGCCAGGCTCCACCTTTAGCTTCGCTACACCCGCTAGCACCACAG GGGGCCTCTTCGGAAACACCCAGAACAAGGGCTTTGGGTTCCCCACTGGACTGGGGGCGGCCACCGCCCCCGGGGTGGGGGGATTCGGGGCTGCGTTAGGGGGCGGTCTGGGTGGGTTCGGGGGCTTCAACATCCAGGCTGCTCAGCCGCAGCAAG gtgGTCTGTTTGGCCAGCAGCCCCAGCATGGGCAGGCCCAGCTCTACCAGCAGGTGACGGCCCTGTCGGCACCCACTCTGCTGGGGGACGAGAGGGACGCCATCCTGGCCAAGTGGAACCAGCTGCAGGCCTACTGGGGCACGGGCAAGGGCTACTACAGTAACAGCACGCCAGCTGTTGACTTCAGCCTAGAGAACCCCTTCTGCAGGTTCAAG GCGGTGGGCTACAGCTGCATCCCCGGTAACAAGGACGAGGACGGCCTGGTGGCCCTGTGCCTCAACAAGAGGGAGGCGGACGTGCgcgcccagcagcagcacctggtGGAGTCCCTCTTCAAGCTGCTGGGCAGCAACCAGTCGCTGTCCGTCAACGTGGAGGGGGTCAAGGCCCTGCCCGACGACCA GACGGAGGTGATTGTGTACGTGGTGGAGCGCTCCCCCAACGGCACGTCCAAGCGCATCGCGGCCAGCACGCTGTACAGCTTCGTGGAGCAGGCCAACGTCAAGGCCCAGCTGGCCCAGATAGGGGTCCTCATGTCGGTGACGCGCACGGAGCTCTCCCAGACCCAGCTCAAACAGCTGCTGCAGAACGCGCCCGCAG GCGTGGATCCGATCATATGGGAGCAGGCCAAGGTGGACAACCCCGAACCTGAGAA gCTGATCCCGGTGCCCATGGTGGGGTTCAAAGAGCTGCTCCGGAGACTTAAGATCCAGGAGCAGATGACCAAGCAGCACCAAACCAGGGTTGAT ATCATCTCCGGGGACATCAGTGACCTGCAGAAGAACCAGGCGACAACGGTGGCCAAGATAGCCCAGTACAAAAGGAAGCTGATGGATCTGTCTCACAGAGTCCTGCAG GTGCTCATTAAGCAGGAGATCCAGAGGAAGAGTGGCTACGCTATCCAGGTGGACGAGGAGCACCTTCGGGTGCAGCTGGACACTATCCAGTCTGAACTCAACGCCCCCACACAGTTCAAG gGGCGGTTAAATGAGCTGATGTCCCAAATCCGGATGCAGAACCACTTTGGGGCTGTGAGGTCAGAGGAGCGCTATAACGTGGATGCGGACGTTCTCCGCGAAATCAAACAG CACCTGAAGCAGCAGCAAGAGGGCCTGGGCCACCTGATCAGTGTGATCAAGGACGACCTGGAGGACATCAAGCTCATAGAGCACGGGCTGACGGACAGCGGGCACATCCGGAGCGGGCTCCACAGCTGA